AGCAGtgcccacccctcccccacttcttcTTACTGTCTAATAAGGCCCAAAGGCCTGGCGAAGGCTGACCCACTGCCTGACCCAGGAAGCAGCCCCATGGCTGGTCCTCTGGCCTGGAGGAGGAGCCTGGCTGGAGCCCTTCTCAGCTGACCTTCCAGCCCTGCCTGCAAGCAGTGAGGGCGCCCCTGGAGGCCTGGCAGGGACCCAGCTCTGAGTTCTGCTGGATTCCAGCCTGGCCCGGGGAGGGGCTGCACTCACCTGGGAGGGGGGCCTCGGGGTCCCGGGGGCCATTCCTCTGGCTGCGGGCTCTCTGCGGGGCCACACGGGGGTCCTTCAGGGGGTGGCAGCCTGAGGGGGAGAGACTTCCTCTGTGTGCGcttgggggggaaagaaagagggggagggtcAGAGGGGCTCCCAGGCCCTTCCCTGGCCTCAGGGCAGACTCTCCCCTACAGGGGGCAACAGGGAGCCTCCGGCTGGGAGAGGGCCTCAGACTGGCCAGGAAGAAGCCCCGGCCGGTCTGCCGCCATCTCTGGCCTCATTCCATTCAGAAACTGCACAGGGTGCACTGGGGAAGCCTGCTGGGGGGAGGGGTTACTGGGGAATGGGGGGgctggagggggagagaagggcatcaggtaagggagggagagagcggGCTGGTATTTCTTCAGCACCCAAGACCAGGGCACCTCCCGTGGCATGTAGGCACGGGCAGCTCCCACCCCTAAAGCACCATGACCAGGCTCAGACTGGCTGCTTCTCCCCTTGGCGGGTTAAGACCAGGACATACCCCGGGGGCAGGAGCCGGACTAGCATCTCCCCCATCCTGGGAATGCACCCCCTCCCACAGCTGGTTCCTGGCTCTGGGGCCAGCTGCCCCTTCTCTCCCCTGCGGGAGGAACAAAGTCCCGCTATGGCCCCGGATCCAGTCAGAGCCGCTCAGACTTCCATGTTTGTTCCTTTTTTGTGGGCCTTTAAAGCGAAGGATATACACTGAGacagcccctccccccactaGGAGCATATACACTGAGGCTCCAGGCTTCAGCCCCGCCTCACGTGTTGCACATGCGCAGATCATAAATGAGGGCCTGGTCCACCGGGGTCTTCCCCAGCCACAGGAGTTTCTGACCAGAAAGTCCTAACTGCCACAGCAGGGAGCCCCggccccgcccctccccctctCACCTAGCAAAGGTCCAAGAAGCAGCTATACACCTTCCGGGAGCTGAGACCACTCAAATGAAGTTCTCAGCATGCCCCGAGGCTGCTACAGGGAGGAGCCAAAAATAGGGAGGAGTCAGGGAAccagcattctgggaaatggagtcatCTACTGAGGAGGGCTAGGGCTTGCATGATGTCATGACaggggcattctgggaaatggagtcgtCCTACCTGGGCGCCTGGGTGTAGAGGgctggtgggggaggggtatatatatgtattgtgcCCCATCCTGGGGGCTGCAGCCCTTTTCTCCCACCCTCATTTCGTCTTCCTGCCCTGCCGGCTGCTTTTTTCTTAGCCCAGAATCTGCCTCAGGATgcagcctggcacacagcaggtgcctaATAAGTGTCTCTTGACTGGCTGATCAACCCATGGGTCTCTGCTCCCCAGGGCCTGGGGAGGGGGCGCTAGGATCCCCCCTGATGGCATGGGCATCGTAGCCCCAAACTCAGGCGAAGTGTAAGCAGGGCAGTCCTTGGCTCCCTTCTGTCCTCGTGACTCCTAACCCAGAGCATCTGACAACTCCTGAGAGGACTCTCCTCCTTGGACcctcctttagatttgagatgggcAGAGAGAAGCACCTCCAGGCTGCACCTCGCCTCCGTCAGACTGtgtctcagacatccatctgccCCCTACACTGTGAGGGCGACCCCGATGTCTCCAGGCAGAGCCCTGAGTGTTTACCTCACTGGGGTCACCATGACTCGGCAGCCCTTCTACACTGTTGTAGAGTCtcaaatccccagaactgatgtcctcccCAGGAGCGGCTCCCGCTCTGGCAGCCCACCCTGCTACCCTCCTGGCCATGcgcaacattactttctaaattaataaatttctccttttgtttttaagctaagtttcggcgcttgcattcttgcaaaggataTCCCTCCTGAACCCCAGCGGTTCAACTTTAGTACCCTAAAAcactgacagaaaaggaaactgaggcagagggcagCAACTGACAACCCAGGCCCCCTTCCCACAGGTTCCCCTCCTTCAGGAATCTCTCTGATCATCCTGCTACTCCTGCTTTGGGGAGACCCCAGAGGCTCCCCAAAGGAGGGGCCAAAACTCTCCCTAGGTGGAGGAATGGGGTGACTCAGGGGCTGACCTCCGGGCATGGAACCCCCAAGATCTGTactcaaacctggcctcagacactgtccaGCAGGGGAAGCCTGGCCAAGAACCTTTCCCagcctttacctcagtttcccccattgtGAGAACCAGAGAATAAGAGCCTGAGCCCAGGGGCTGTGGGGAAGGTGGTCCAGAGAGGATCTGGGGGGAAGCAGATGCTTCCTCGGGGTCTTCTGAGGCTCTGGGATGCTGAGGAGGGTCTCCTTTGGCAGGGGCATGGCagccccagaaacccaggcaaactattattagggaaattcctttgtCCTTGGGCCCTGGACTCCAAACCCAAAACATCAGACCTGGAGGATCAGCCCCCCCTGATTGTCCCATGGACTTGTCTCCTTGAGCCCCTCCCCCAGTCCACAAGGCCCAGAGACCCTTTAGAGGGCTGGGGAAGGCCTAGGAACCCCCTCCTGCCCTTTGGGAAGCCACAGAAGGCAGCAGCAGCCCCTGAGCCCAGGCTCTGAGCCCTGATGGACAGAGGACAGTCTGGGGGTGTCTGTGTGTCTCAGGGCGGCTGGGCTCAGGCTGCTCAGGCCTGGCTGCTTCTCCCCTCCTTTGGGGCTTTCTGGGCAGAGGCTGGGAGGCTTTGCCTCTCCTCCTGCAGCCCACTggacaggagaggaaactgaggcaagcaggctaacgtgacttgtccagggtcctgcAGGGGGAGATCTcaggcctccctgactccaggccctgagcTCTAGCAGGCCCTGAGGGGCTAAAAGGCCTGGAAGGGCTTCTCTCCCTGGAGGATTCTTCCCTTGCTGGCCTCAGGCCCGGGGCTGCTGCTCTGAATTCCTCTCTGCTGTCTCTGGGGCTCCGGAGGGGAGAATACACAGGCCTGGGCTGGGCATGGCCTGCCCTCCCCTGGGATGGGGGCGTTGGGGGCCCCCCCAGGCCCTTCCCTGGATTCCAGCCTCTCCTTCCAGGCTTTGGGCCCAACCAGGCTGAGCTGGGAGGCAGCCCTAAAGGGAGGCCCATCGGGGGAGGCAGCAGGGGGGGGTCCAGCACCCTCTGGGGGCCCTCCGAGGCCTGCCAGCCCCCAAGAGCCCAGGAGGAGCTCTTTCCTGCAGGCACCCCAGGCCCGGCCCCCAGAAAAACAGAGCCACCAAGGCAGGCCCCGGGACAGGCCTCGGAGCCTGGGACACCCTGGGGCTGGGGGGAGCCCGTGCCTGGGGATGCCCGCAGAACCGAAGAGCTCGGGCTCTCCTCCCCCGCCTgagggaggagcagagaaagcGGGGACGGGCGCCCCAGGGGCCCGGCAAAGGGGCTGGGAGAGGCCTCAGTCCCAGAAGAGAAGCCCAGAAACCCGGAGAGGGTCCTTCAGGCGAGCCGGCTCTCCCAGCTCCCTCCTGGGAGCTCGGGGGGACTGGGCGGCCTCGGCTTCCCTCGGGGCCCGGGGCCAGGCTGGGAGCTTCCGGAAGACGAGCTCCCCCGAGAGGAAGCCAGGCCGGCACAGCCCCGTCGGGTCACGGGGATTCTGCCGCGGAACGGAACAGGGGCCAGAAGGCGGGTCCTGGGAAGAGGCTGAGGGGGCCCCCCTTTGCCCACAGCGGGAGGAGTCGAGGCTACCAGGGTACAATTAGCCTCTCTGGCACCCTCCCCACCGGCAGAGGCCGGGACAGCAGCCGGAAGACAGCACTCGGAAGACGGCGCGGTGGAGGCTGGGGCAGGGGCAGGGTAAGAAACCCCAGCATAGGAGCACTCAGCCTGGAGGAAcagcagagaaagagggaggaaattcTCTCGCCTGGGGCGGGGCCCGTGTCGGTGTGGCAAAACGGGCTCCATCTGGGGGTGTGGCCTGGGCAGGGGGCGGGGCTGGCTTGGGGGCGGGCTCTGAGGATTTTAAACTAGGCTTTTCCGGGTTCTTTACCTTGGCTTTCCCCGTCCCGGATTCCGGTGGCGCTGGGCTCCTGCACAGCTTGTCCTATCCCCAAGGAGGTGAGGCCCCTGTTCCTGTGGGCGGGCTCTGGAAAGGAGCCGCCCCGCCCCCACCCGAACTCTATTCTTTCCACCCCTCCTCCCCTtcacttcctccttctctccctcgcTCCATCCCTCTCCCGCTCCCCAAGTCGCTGCTCTCACTTGCCTGCCCCCAGAGAACCACAGTTCCCCCACTTGCCCCTCCCCTAAGCCCCATCCTGTcccactcttccctctcccttcctccttctgttTCCCGCTCCCCAAATCCTTGTTCTCATGTGGCTACCACCAGGGACTCCCCCTTCCTCCAGACCCCTCCCCTGCCTCCCTACATTTCTGGGGCTTCTCCCCTTGCACAAGAGCCTCTGACGCTAGCACAGTTCAGCTCCTCTTTCCCATGAGCCTCTCTGGCACCCAGAACCCAGAAGGTCACCCTCTGGGCGCTTCAGGGCTTCTGGGGCTGACCTGAGAGCAGGGAGCAAAGgagctcccccacccccattgggGGTGGTTCTGGGATCTTCCTGGAAGGAGGGGCTGAGCCCCCTCATCCATATCTTTTCCCTTCCAGCTGCCTTCTGGGAACCCTCCGATCTGTGATGGAGAGCCTGGACGAGTGTGGAGAGGGCACCGGGCTAGAGCCCTGCAAGACCCCCATGTAAGCAGCAGCCTCTCCCCTGGCCTCAGGCCCCAGGTGTAGACACTCCTCTCTCCTGACAAGGAGGCTCAGGCCCCAGGTGTAGACGCTCCTCTCTCTCTAGGGCTCCAAAGtcactttcatttccctttttgaacTCAAACCCTTCCCTGAAGCCCCCCCTGGGGCTCCTGCTGGGCCTCCTCTTCAGGACAACCTGCAGCTCCTTCCTGGTTGGCCGCATTTTCCCTGTGGATGGCAggttccgccccccccccccccctcccattctCCTGGGCCGAGAAGTCGGGTCTCTTTTGGGCCCAGCACGTGCCCAGGCCCAATTGGGAGGCTTCAGGCCAGGCTGGGGAAGCCAGAATGGCGAGGCCCAGAGGAAGGAGGACGTCCAGGAAGCAGGAGCAGCTGATCTCGAGGCCGGGTTCTGGGTTCTGGGCTCCACCGAGGGCCAGGCTAGGACAGCCCACCGTCAGCTGGCATCGAGGCCTTGAAGGCCAGAATCAGGCCCGAGTGCAGGACACGGACAAGAAGGGCTCCTGAGCAGATGCAGAGGACACACTTCCAGGCAGGACGGGATCCCCCATGGCTGCTCCAGCCCACTCTGGCTCCAGCCATTGTCCTAAAATGGCGCCTGACCCCGTGTCCCCCTCAGCCTGGGTTCTGCTCTCTCGACAGCCCAACAGAGACTCCTTTGGGCCTTCACAGGCCTCCACAGCCTGGCTGCCTCCCCATGTCCAGGCCTCCATCACCTCCTCCTCCTGTATTCTTCCAGGCAGCCTGAGGCCTTGGTGGAGGCCCTCCATCACCCCCATGTCCCGTCTCTTGGTGTCCCCATCCGGttcctcagtgcctggcatgtgcTTGGCCCCTCACAAGTGCCTGTTGCTGGTTCTGCTGCCTTTGGGAGATGTCCAAAGGGGAAGCTGAGCTGTTGAGTGGGAGGCAGCATGGCCTGCTGGGAAGGGCTGTGGacgggcctggagtcagggaggggACCAGCTCTGACCCTGTCTATGTGACCATGAACAACCCCCCCCacccttctgagcctcagtttgctcatctgtaaataggGACAAGGAGGACTTGCCTTCCCGAGGGGATGGTGAGAGAAGTGTTGGCCAGACCTTGGCTGTCACCAGTCATGTGCATGgcgtctccccattagactgggggctccttgaggccaggctCTGTGTTGGcccttctttgtatgcccagggcttggcccagagcctggcacaggaCAGACTCTCCCTCAGTGCTGGCTGACTAGTCAGTGGCTGTTCTGTGTGTCCTGACTCAGAATCCAGGCCAGCCTGAGGGTGGGAGCCCAGGCTGGGGTCCGAATCAGCCCTTGTCCTTCCTGCCCACTTGCCTTCCCCTCCCAGGGCCCTCTGGGCTGTGGTCCCGGGCTGAGCCCATTTATATGTTGTTTCAGGCCTACGTGACGTTCAAGGATGTGGCCGTGGACTTCACCTGGGAGGAGTGGAGGCTCCTGGACCCTCCCCAGAAGGAACTGTTctgggaggtgatgctggagaactacAGGAACCTGGTCTGCCTGGGTGAGGAGGGCTCTTCTGGGCCTTGGGATCTGCCCATGGAAGGGGATCTGCTTCCTTCTCCTGGGCCCTGTCCAGGGTGCAGCTGGGATTCTCTGGCCTGTAATGGCCTGAGCACTTCTTATGCTAACCAGGCCAAAAGCCAGGCTGAAAGGCTCTCGTTTTGTTTGTCTAGCAATGTAGGGCTTTACTGCATGGTCCCAGCCCAGCTCTGCTCCCTCAGACCACAGGGACCTTCTCAAGGCTCAGGGGAAGTACTTGAAGTCAGCCAAACTCCCAATACCTCAGTATTGAATGGATCGAATGAGCCCTTGTCTTTCAGAACCCCCCTCCATTCCTTGTTCCAGTCCTGTGTCTTCCCAGGAAAACAAACCAGAGCAGCCTTGAGATGTTTTCTCTAAGCAGCTCCATGGCACCCAGGCTCTATACTAGCTTGTTCCTAAGGGCCTGGGAGATCatcctccctcttcatctctttgtCCTTTCCCATGACTAGGCCTTGCTGATTCAAACAAGGATGTGATGATGTCTAAGCTGGAGTCAGGGGAACCACATTGGATTCCAACTGGTGGTGTCCTAAGAAGCTGCTGGCCAGGTGAGTGAGGGAGTGGATGAGTGCCTGACCCTGGTGCGGACACAACAACCCATACACAGCTCTGCTGGTCATTCATCTCTCACTCTCACACAGAGAGAATGGGCTCCTGGGTGATCCCCTCAGTGACCTTCTGGGCCAGGAACTCCTCTCTCTGCCACAGATCCCACATAGAAttccttcctgcctcctccaCTTTGAATCATTTTGCCTCAAAAGGTATGGATACAAATGACCAGGTTCTGCTGGTACCTTCATAGTATGGGAAAGAAATTCCACTGTGGGTGGAGCTCTGGGTTCTTTTAATCTTTTGTGGAAAGCAAAATGGAATTCTTCAGTGTCAGAGCTACACATGAATTCTTTTCCTTAGACCCCCTGATCATATTCTCATGACTCCTTCCAGAGGTCTAATTCAGGTGAAGATTTTGCCAGGTTTGTGTGTCCTTTTACAGCCCTTCCTTGTTGGCCTTGAGAGCTTTTCCTGACCTGGCCCTTCCTTGGgctcttctttttaaatccttaccttgtgtcttaaaTTGTTGCTAAGTACTGCTTCTGAGGCAGTCTTGTGTGTCCATGTCTTTGTCTATAATGGATATAAGcagtatacatacacatgtatagaCACATATGTTCCAGGTTACGTTCATACATGGTGTAGGGCAGTCAGCAGTCATCCCCACCTGCAGTGATTCTGAGGTCCCTGCATCAGTTTTCCCACCTTCAGCTAATTTAATATTATTGACCCATATCAAAGGATAAGCTTGGTGAATGcaaagaaattttagaagacaCATCAACTGATTTCCATTTACATGAAAACAAGGACAGTGTTTGTAGCAGCCTGATTATTGGGTCAAATGACGCCTAGACAAAAGCTGATTCATCCAAGGAAAAGctctgttcatattctttctttcaggTTGGGAATCGAGGCTGCAGACCAAGGAGTCAGCTCCCAAGATGAGTATTTCTGTGAAAGTCTTATCCCAGGAAAAGTCCTTGGAGGATGATCTAAGAATCTGCAAGATGGAGAAAGCCTGGGAGTGTGATGGCAGGTTGAAGAAAAAGGAGAGCATGGAGGGGAAACCttctagaagaataaaaataatccaaGCAGAACCTCCCAATGAGGCTGGAGGCTCTGCATATGATAAATACAGTCAGACCCCTAGCCCAGAGCCAGACCTTTTTCCACAACAGGGAGCATCTGTAGTTATGCAGGGCCAGAAAGGAGATAACCAGAGAGGGCGTTCCACCAtgtatttgaaccaaggacaaAGAGATCAAATCCATTCCAGGAAGAAACGTCGTAATAAggttacaaaatgtcagaaagtgctGGGCCATGATTTGGGCTCCATAAAAAAACGTGGAATTCTTTCTGAAGAGACAGTTCATGAAACGGGGAATTCATTCCCTCGTATTAATGAATGTGGTCCACACCAGACAACCGATAGGAGAAAAAAGTGTAATGAGTTAACTAAATGGAGGAAGACAGTTTGTGCTGAACTTTACTCTCGTTGTCAGAGTAGAGAGAGACGGTAcaaatgcagtgaatgtggaaaggccttccagAAAAAGGAGCATCTTAAAATACATtacagaattcatactggagagaaaccttttaaatgcagTGACTGTGGGAAAGCCTTTTCTAGGAGCACAAGCCTAACTTTACATCAGAGatctcatactggagagaaaccatatgcatgcaatgaatgtgggaagacaTTCCGGTCAAGCTCTCACCTTTCAGGACACAGGAGGAGAACTCATGAAGGATTAAGACTTCATGAATGCAGTGTATGTGGGAAAGCATTCTCTGGGAAGTATGATCTTAGTAATCACAGTAGAATTCATACTGGCGAGAGACCTTTcaaatgcagtgaatgtgggaaggccttttaCAGTAACTCAGATCTTACCAGGCATAATAGGATTCATACTAGAAAGAAATCTTTTCAATGTAACATTTGTGGGGAAGGTTTTCTCTGGAGAAGCTGACTGACCCTACACCAGacaattcacactggagagatgagagagactgGCTCTACCAAATAATTGAAGGGACCCCAGGACAGGGTGggggagatgagaaaataggTTTGGGTTAAGGAGGGCCAGAGATAAGCTGGTAGCTAATCAAGGCAAAGTTTATTGATTATGCTTTCCATTATATGGAGAGTCTGAAACAAGCTTAGGTAAGCTTTTCACATTCACAATGGAAGGTAATGATGTACAGGTTTGGTACAAAGGGTTTGGTTTATCTCATTGAATCTAGACAGTTTTCTGTAAGCTGATAAATGTGGCTTAATTAAGTGGCTTAGTTAAGACTCATCAGTCTTGAGGAGGCTTGCCAACTCCAGGAATTGTTCTGACATGAACTGTTCTTTTGGCTTGTCCCCAAGTCATGGATTCTGTGACTTGGGTCCTCAGGGTGGTCCTTTGTGTTCTTCATGCTCCATTGTTCACAAGGGTCCTCTACCACATATGTCTGTTGCTTCTGGCTTGATGACTAGGTGGATCTACAACCCTTCATTTACTGTGTAAATAAAGGGAAAAGCCTCAACCCCCATgttatataattctataaaaaactGATAGTTCTGGGATGGATGATGTTCCTTTCAAATGCAGTATGGTATAGAAATAGaatggtatttcttttttttttttctgatcagttTGCCTAGTCTCTGTTTActctaaaaagaataattttcccAGCTTTGTTAGTGACTTGGAAGAGAACCAACATTATCGTCataggtaacatttttttttacactgTCATAACCAATTTACCTTAAGCTTTTAGTTCATAGTAAAAATCATAAAACGTATTTTCAGTTTTTGTAGACTCATGCTTGCACAAAGTACATGTTTTGGTAATACTCAATATATTACTAGTtagtaaaaaattttatttttttaagtaattataCATATGACACGTGAACTGGAGATTAATCAGAGTCTTGGTGGTCTAAAGTCATTGTTAAAATAGTTTTTGAGTCTGCTTTGTCTAAAAATTTGGAAACGTTTACAATTTGCATTTGGTGTACAGACACATTCTAGATTTTTTCCATGAAATGTATAATCTTTCATTAATGATATTTCTATCTAGGCATTTGAGTAGTTTATTCAATTGCTattgtttatttaaattattctcttttatagatatgtaccattttaaaaatatctatttactTTTGGCTTTGGTTGGAGTATTTTTTATACCAGATCAAAATTTTATGAAGCTACCTTAGGTTTTAATTTTCTGTTAACTGTGAAGAACGGATTAATGTTTGTAGAAAATTCTAAGTCTTATaaagattaactctcccctgattgtgaaaatgaaattaactcccctgcccacttttagatttaatcaccaaaagtgtaaacaccctacttaaagttgagtggagatatctgcccatttttagacttAATCACCAAAACTTATaaacatcctacttaatcatttagtgggaaaGTCTgagacccacgtgtgcaatagtaggtgacaaatcagaatcaaactgacagcccctgggctgtcctaaagcaaagcttcagctgtgattggtagatgtaaaattagaggaaggcacaggaagtaacacAAAAGGAAGTGTCTTTTAAAGGGAGCTATAACTTCCTGTGGAAGAGATTCATCTGAGATTCGAGAGGAGAATGGTCTTGAGATCCTCAGAGAGGACTTCAACTTCTTCTGAGTTCGAGTTAGAGGTTGAAGAAGATTCCACTAAGTGGAcccgagaccctgttcctggtgaggctgtccttcaatcttttcttttggactgacatgtggtgagtgaaaaaactgAATCCTtacctggattttctgaagagactagcctcaagAGTGACccacctcttgagagagacatccCCAGTTCCtcaggactaactctccctgcttgGGTTGAGGCAGGGACCAGGAGCAAAATACATAGTGCTTAGgcttagatatcttaccctatcctctctctcacttcctaacttcattctttctatattttgtaaataaatctctttggaattaataaaattcctggtgaccttattctcaaataattcagtccaaccttttttataAAGTAACTTCTTTCACCCATACAGTCTTTAGCAATATTATCTAAATTTTGTCCTGCTGGTGATTTTATCTTGGCTTCATATCCCAGTTGTAAacattaaatttaatggttggacttaaattatatgaaataatatggtCGCTGAAATTATGAAATCttaagtcagaaatttatttaccaaaatagaggggaaacaatgaagtagagaaatgtgaaagaggttagagaaaatagctatactagtcctcagccaggagggccagtagtgagtaaccacaaggcctcctccaagatggaagctagtctctagGAAGGGAGTCTGCCTTtttactcacccaacaaagtagtccaggagccACAATCTAGGATGAAgttcccttgaagactatctccaggagactcAACTTCAGGAGACTGCTCCAGCCCAAGGATTTCCTGGCTTTTTTGGTGGTTTCCTGGCCCACAGGGACCAATCACAATTTCCAAATTGTGCAGCCCTGCctaggggcagtgtctgtggtattgacttctcacctctaaaggtgttaCCTCTCCTCCTATGTagtagttaaaggaattgtagaggattgaagagatACAGGGGATAAGGAATGTTTTtttaacagggaatggaggagttgaagggatagagagaatatggatactagtgaggtaaaaggagagaaatagccCTTGTTGAGAAGCTCTCAGAAAAATGGGATTCCAgaaaatgggccaactatgatagcttgaggggatgtcttctctattgattgatgttgaagataccccagggcagatAAGCATGGACCTTCCTGAGTGACAAGCTCCCCTCCCCCAAGGTTGCCtaacaggggtccaataaggactgtttatggttgaatggctgacCTTAGactctgctccctctatgtccccctgaaatgatagttctcctcttatctgactgcaggttatttaactcaagatgaatttaataacaaatttggattgggaaggtatcagtAGAAGGAATAGAATTCAcatgtttctgagttgtcacccagttTGTGGGTTGCAAACCTCCCACCACTTAAGGTTAAGTAGGGGTTAGGGTTTCATGAATCAGGAAGATATTAAAGACGTATTCAATGGCTGACTCTATGGAGCAAAGTGTTCATGGACCACacatggatatatttctaatatttcataagatcgatttctgaatccttaaattcaCTGGGTATTAAATTTTCCTGAACCTAGAAATCAAGCCTTTACTGTGATCTGCAGTATAATGTCAAAGACCTGTACTCAGCATCTGAATGAGAGGGCGCCAGTGCTCCGAAGGAAGAATGACTTTCAAAGGAGCATTGTGTTGGTATCTGTTCCTTTATCTTGTTGTTGATGGCCAATATGATGCTAATATTACTGCCATGACACCTGTTTGATTGACATGCCGCAACCCCCATTCCTACTTTCCTGAATAAAGGCAGTTCAGCTGAGTCACTCTTGAACCTCTGACCATCTGAGGAGAAGCTGACAGGCTGACCTGATGACACCACACTTATGTCTAGTCTCTGTGTTTCTTGTTTCTCTGATTCTtctatgtctcattctgtctAACCTATAAGTTTAATCTGTTACTTTCCAGCTACCAACCTCCTTCCACCCACACAAGAATTCTACGTATGAGCTGGACTCTACGAAAACCAAAATAagcatatgatttaaatataaaaagtgatataagtaaattaggggaacataaaatAGCTTACTATTTATATCTGTGGAGAAGAGGAGAATAGAGATCATTAcaatatgtaaaatggataattttgattatcattattttgataagtttttgtacaaacaaccaatgcaaccaagattagaagggaaatatcaAACTGTGGGAACATTATAATTTCTCTGATGaatgtctcatttctcaactatataaagaactaagtcaattttataagaatctaaatcattcctcagttgataattgatcaaaggatataaataggcagttttcagattaagaaatcaaagctatcaataatcatatgaaaaaaatgtttgaaatccctcttga
This DNA window, taken from Monodelphis domestica isolate mMonDom1 chromosome 6, mMonDom1.pri, whole genome shotgun sequence, encodes the following:
- the LOC103106644 gene encoding zinc finger protein 391-like, with protein sequence MLENYRNLVCLGLADSNKDVMMSKLESGEPHWIPTGGVLRSCWPERMGSWVIPSVTFWARNSSLCHRSHIEFLPASSTLNHFASKGWESRLQTKESAPKMSISVKVLSQEKSLEDDLRICKMEKAWECDGRLKKKESMEGKPSRRIKIIQAEPPNEAGGSAYDKYSQTPSPEPDLFPQQGASVVMQGQKGDNQRGRSTMYLNQGQRDQIHSRKKRRNKVTKCQKVLGHDLGSIKKRGILSEETVHETGNSFPRINECGPHQTTDRRKKCNELTKWRKTVCAELYSRCQSRERRYKCSECGKAFQKKEHLKIHYRIHTGEKPFKCSDCGKAFSRSTSLTLHQRSHTGEKPYACNECGKTFRSSSHLSGHRRRTHEGLRLHECSVCGKAFSGKYDLSNHSRIHTGERPFKCSECGKAFYSNSDLTRHNRIHTRKKSFQCNICGEGFLWRS